The genomic DNA AACACCGACCTCAACTGCCCCCGGGCCGCGGCCGAGGTGCGCAAGCGGTCGGCGCTCGTACGCTCCCTCGATCCGGACACCGACCACTTCACGGTGGTGAACGTGGACGATCCCGACCAGTTCGCGGCCTTCCGCGGCGCGACGGATGTGATGAGCGTCAACGTCTATCCCTGTCTGGCTGCCAAGCCCTGTGACTGGTCGCGGATCCCGCAGGCGCTGGCGCGGCTGCGCGAGGCGGGCGTCACGCGCTACATGGGCATGCTCCAGGTGTTCTCCTTCGAGCAGTGGCGCTGGCCCACAGCTGCCGAGCTGACCGGCATGATCGCGCAGTGGCAGCGCTCCGACTGGCTGGGGCAGCTGACGTTCTCCTGGGAGTACAAGGGCAGCAGGCTGGCCGACCACCCGGAGCTGCTCCGCGTGCTGAAGAGGCTCAACGACGCACCGCACGAGCTGTTCCCGCTTCCCTGACTTGCGGATATTTCATACGCTTACGGCGTATACATACACTTTTGACCGCTTTGGCGGCGCCGTCAAGAGGGGTGCGGTCACGCGAGGCGTCCGGATGGGTTGACCGGGATCATCCGGAAGGTGATGATGTATGTATACATCGTAAATATACGGTGATTCAGGTGAATCAAGATCCGGTCATGAGCGCTCCCATTGAGGACTACGCCCTCATCAGCGACCTGGAAACCGCCGCGATGGTGGGCAGGAACGGGTCCGTAGACTGGCTGTGTCTGCCCCGCTTCGACTCGCCGCCCTGCCTGGCCGCGCTGCTCGGCACGGCGGACAACGGATTCTGGCGGGTCGCGCCCGTCGCCCGCGGCACCTGTGCGCGCCGGTCGTACCAGCCGGACACACTGGTCCTGGAATCGGAGTGGGCGACCGCGACCGGGGCGGTACGGGTCACGGACTTCATGCCGCCCCGCGCCCAACACCCCTGCATCGTACGGCTGGTGGAAGGGCTGGAAGGGGCCGTGCACCTGCGCAGCGAACTGCGGCTGCGCTTCCACCACGGCAGGGTCCTCCCCTGGATCAGGGTGACCGACGACTGCACCGTCGCGGTCGCCGGGCCGGACGCCGTATGGCTGCACGCCGACGGTCCGGTACGGGTGCGGCGCACCGTCGGCTGTTCCGCCTCCACGGTCCTCGACTTCACCGTCCCGGCCGGACGACGGCTGGCGCTGACCCTGGTGTGGGCGCCGTCCCATCTGCCCGCGCTGCCCGCGCCGTTGTGTGTGCCCGCCGAGACGATCCTGAAGGAGACCGGCGACTTCTGGTGGCGTTGGAGCGCCCAGTGCCGCTACGAGGGACCGTGGCGGGACGCCGTCGTGCGGTCCCTGATCACGCTGAAGGCACTGACCTACGCGCCCACCGGCGGTATCGTCGCGGCGCCCACCACCTCGCTGCCCGGCTGCATCGGCGGAGAGCGCAACTGGGACCACCGGTACTGCTGGCTGCGCGACTCCACCCTGACCCTGTCCTGTCTGCTGCGCAGCGGCTACCGCGACGAGGCGACCGCCTGGCTGGACTGGCTGGTGCGGGCCGTCGCGGGCGATCCCGCCGATCTGCAGACCGTGTACGGCGTCGGAGGGCAGCGTCTCCTGCCGGAGACCGAGGCACCCTGGCTGCCGGGCTACGAGGGCTCGCGGCCGGTACGGTTCGGGAACGCCGCGGTGAGCCAGTTCCAACTCGACGTGTACGGCGAGGTGCTGGACACCCTGCACCTCTCGCTGCGGGCCGGGATCCCGCTGCCGGCCCATGTGTGGGACCTGGTCGAGGCACTCATGGGCCACCTGCTCGCGCACTGGCGCGAACCCGACCAGGGACTGTGGCAGGTCCGGGGCCCGGGCAGGCAGTTCGTGCACTCCAAGGTGATGGCGTGGGTGGCCGCCGACCGTGCGCTGCGGATGGGGGAGCTGCTCGGCCGGAACGGCACCTCGGGCCAGTGGCGGGCCATGCGGGACGAGGTGCACCGGCAGGTGTGCCGGAAGGGCTGGGACGTGGCGCAGGGTTCCTTCGTGCAGTCGTACGGCTCGTCGGCCCTCGACGCATCGGCCCTGCTGATTCCACGGCTGGGTTTCCTCCCGGCCCGTGACGAGCGGGTGCTCGGCACCGTCCGGGCGATGCGCGGACTCACCCGCGGCGGGTTCGTGCGGCGGTACGCGCAGGGCACGGACGGTATGCGCGGGCGCGAGGGAGCGTTCGTCGCCTGCTCCCTCTGGTACGCCGACGCCCTCGCCGCCACCGGGCACCCGCGGCAGGCACGGGAGGCCTTCGAACGTGTCCTCGCGATCCGCAACGACGTCGGCCTGCTCTCCGAGCAGTGGGACCCGGACGCCGGCCGCCAACTGGGGAACACCCCCCAGGCGTTCAGCCACATCGCCCTGGTGGAGACGGCGTTCGCCCTGTCAGCAGGATCATCCCCGAGTCCCCGTAGTCCGGAAGCGTCGGATCGGAGTCGATCCGGGTCACCGTGAGCTCCTCGGTCAGCGGCGCGAACACCTCCCGGACCGTGTCCGGGTCCACGGGACAGCCCGGCCACCACGAGTCGCGGCCGATGCGGTACGTCGGCATGTTCTCCATGAACGCCGCCACCAGCCGCCCGCCGGGCACGACGGACCGCGCGAAACGGCCGCAGAACTCCGTGAACTCCGCGAAGTCCTCGCTCGCGCCTTCCGCCACGAAGTGCATCGACGCCAGCTCGTAGCCGCCCGGCTCGACGGCCCGGACGTCCGCGTGCACGACCCGCACGCGCGACAGCGCCGTCGACAAGTCCGCCGGAAGGTTCGGGTCGAGCCGCCGGCCCAGCTCGTAGAAGGGCAGCCAGCCGGCGTCGGGGCCGTTGTGGAGCTGCCGCAACAGATAGGCCACGTTCGCCGCGCCCGCCTCCACGGCGTCGATACGGCGGCTCGCCGAGGCGGCCAGCATCAGCGGGTACAGGTTGGGTCCTGCGCCGAACTCCAGGGACCGTGTGATGCTCCCGGGCGGGATGGGGCGGTAGAACGCACAGTGGTGGGCGATCACCGCCGCGTCGCAGGGATGCAACTCGCGGTAGTTCTCGGCGAGATAGTCCTCGACGGGCCAACTGCCCCAGTCCACGTCGTCGTTGCGGATCGGCGGGGGAGAGGGCTCCCAGGGTCGGGTCATCCCGGGCTCAGCTCCTGCGCCGCAGGGTGTAGCGCCGTGAGAGCCCGGTCAGGGCGTCGTTGAGCCGGTCGATGTCCTCGTCGGAGTTGAGCGTCGTGATCTGCACACGGAAGCCGACCCGGTCGCGCGGCACCAGCGGGTAGGCGGCGAGGGTCACGTAGATGCCCCGGTCCCACAGGAATCCGGCGACCGCCTCCAGTTCGGACGCGTCGACGAGCGGGATCTCCACGATCGGCAGCCGATGGCCGGTGGGCGCGTCCAGACCCAGGGCGTCGACGTGGTCCAGCACCCGCACCGACTTGCGGTGCAGCTCGGCCCGGATCGCGTCCCCCCGCCGGTCGTTGACCTCCAGACCGGCGAGCGCCGTCGCCAGGGAGGCCGTCGGCGAGGGGCCCGAGTACAGGTAGGGCGCCGCCGCGACCTTGAGGTGGTCTTTCAGCCGGGAGGGCAGCGCGAGGAAGGCCAACAGGGACGAGTACGCCTTGGAGAAGCCGCCGACGAGCACGATCCCGTCGTACGACTCGCCCGTGTGCCGCACCACACCGTTGCCCCGGGACCCGTACGGGCACAGTTCGTCCGCCGTCCGCTCCCCGATGACGCCGAAGCCGTGTGTGTCGTCGATGTACAGCGTCGCGCCCCGCTCCCGGCAGAGGCCGGCCAGCACGGGAAGATCGGGGATGCCGCCGGTCATGCTGTCGACGCCGTCCAGACACACGAGCCGGGGCGCGCAGGACGGTACGGCCCGAAGCAGGGCGTCGAGTTCGTCGGGCCGGTCGGCGCGGAACCGCCGCAGGGTCGCGCCCTGGCCGCGCGCCGACACACAGCCGTCGTACACCGTGCGGTGCGCCCTGGCGTCGACGAAGACGTGCCCCTGGTCGGCGAGGACGGGGATCACCGAGGCGTGGATCAGGGTGGCGGTCGGCAGCAGCAGCGTGTCCGGCGCGCCGAGCAGCGCCGTGAGCCGCTCCTCGATCGCGGGATACAGATGCGGACTGCCCAGCAGCCGCGACCAGCTGGGGTGCGTGCCCCACTGCCGTACGGCCGGTCCGATCGCGTCCATGATCTCGGGGTCCCAGTCGAAGCCCAGGTAGTTGCAGGAGGCGAAGTCGATCAGCCAGTGGTCC from Streptomyces sp. NBC_01478 includes the following:
- a CDS encoding glycoside hydrolase family 15 protein, producing MSAPIEDYALISDLETAAMVGRNGSVDWLCLPRFDSPPCLAALLGTADNGFWRVAPVARGTCARRSYQPDTLVLESEWATATGAVRVTDFMPPRAQHPCIVRLVEGLEGAVHLRSELRLRFHHGRVLPWIRVTDDCTVAVAGPDAVWLHADGPVRVRRTVGCSASTVLDFTVPAGRRLALTLVWAPSHLPALPAPLCVPAETILKETGDFWWRWSAQCRYEGPWRDAVVRSLITLKALTYAPTGGIVAAPTTSLPGCIGGERNWDHRYCWLRDSTLTLSCLLRSGYRDEATAWLDWLVRAVAGDPADLQTVYGVGGQRLLPETEAPWLPGYEGSRPVRFGNAAVSQFQLDVYGEVLDTLHLSLRAGIPLPAHVWDLVEALMGHLLAHWREPDQGLWQVRGPGRQFVHSKVMAWVAADRALRMGELLGRNGTSGQWRAMRDEVHRQVCRKGWDVAQGSFVQSYGSSALDASALLIPRLGFLPARDERVLGTVRAMRGLTRGGFVRRYAQGTDGMRGREGAFVACSLWYADALAATGHPRQAREAFERVLAIRNDVGLLSEQWDPDAGRQLGNTPQAFSHIALVETAFALSAGSSPSPRSPEASDRSRSGSP
- a CDS encoding class I SAM-dependent methyltransferase; amino-acid sequence: MTRPWEPSPPPIRNDDVDWGSWPVEDYLAENYRELHPCDAAVIAHHCAFYRPIPPGSITRSLEFGAGPNLYPLMLAASASRRIDAVEAGAANVAYLLRQLHNGPDAGWLPFYELGRRLDPNLPADLSTALSRVRVVHADVRAVEPGGYELASMHFVAEGASEDFAEFTEFCGRFARSVVPGGRLVAAFMENMPTYRIGRDSWWPGCPVDPDTVREVFAPLTEELTVTRIDSDPTLPDYGDSGMILLTGRTPSPPGRCG
- a CDS encoding aminotransferase class I/II-fold pyridoxal phosphate-dependent enzyme, with the protein product MRETAAGLREVRRDPRWAELAQLRRTSPMCDAVLDEVRGRHIRSGDHWLIDFASCNYLGFDWDPEIMDAIGPAVRQWGTHPSWSRLLGSPHLYPAIEERLTALLGAPDTLLLPTATLIHASVIPVLADQGHVFVDARAHRTVYDGCVSARGQGATLRRFRADRPDELDALLRAVPSCAPRLVCLDGVDSMTGGIPDLPVLAGLCRERGATLYIDDTHGFGVIGERTADELCPYGSRGNGVVRHTGESYDGIVLVGGFSKAYSSLLAFLALPSRLKDHLKVAAAPYLYSGPSPTASLATALAGLEVNDRRGDAIRAELHRKSVRVLDHVDALGLDAPTGHRLPIVEIPLVDASELEAVAGFLWDRGIYVTLAAYPLVPRDRVGFRVQITTLNSDEDIDRLNDALTGLSRRYTLRRRS